Within the Pengzhenrongella sicca genome, the region AAGCTGATAGGCCGCGAGTCCATCCCAGACCGATAAATCTTTCCAGACACTACCCATGCAGGCATGTCTCATATCCGGTATTAGCTCCGATTTCCCGAAGTTATCCCAGAGTCAGGGGCAGGTTACTCACGTGTTACTCACCCGTTCGCCACTGATCCACCAAAGCAAGCTTCGATTTCACCGTTCGACTTGCATGTGTTAAGCACGCCGCCAGCGTTCGTCCTGAGCCAGAATCAAACTCTCCGTAAATGTCTATAAGCAACCCCACCACCAAAGCAGCAAGGCAACCGACAAAACGAAACGACCCCGAAGGGCCAGTTGAACTGACCAAAAAACAGGCACCCCCCACTGACGGAAAGGCACCTGCATTAAGCCAATTTAAAATTCACCAACCCACAACAACCAGACAAAAGCCCAGCCATCACAAGCCAATGAACCAAATGGCATCGACTACTTAGCACGCTGTTGAGTTCTCAAGGAGCGGACGCGCATCCGGTGCCGGTCTCACGACCAGCCCGAAGACAACCGTTCTAACTTAGCCGGTCCAGGCCCTCCGGTCAACTCCGCGAAATGCTCGGATCCGACCGGCTGACATGCTTCCAGCCCATGCTCCGCACGCGTTCGTAGCCCGGCACTTTTACGCGCCGAGTCGATCTGCACGGATTGGCCGCCTGCGGGACCAGCCACCGGCCACGTTTTGCAACGTTTCGGTGTCTGTTTCTCCCTGCTGGGCGACGTTGAGAAGACTACGCAGCGCCTGCCCCGGGGGTCAAATTCCGGCGGCGTGAGCCCCGTCACGCCGGCGCCGAGGCGCTGATCTGCGGCGATGGCGGGGCTCACGCGAGCTCGAGCAGGGCGCAGCGCCAGTCAGTACAGCGCGTTCGCCAGCGCGCGACGCGCCTGCGGCACGCGCGGATCGTCGGCACCCACGACCTCGAACAGGTCGACGAGCCGCACGCGAACCCGCTCCCTGTCCTCGCCCGCGGTCAGGCGCACGAGGTCGACGAGCCGGCTGAACGCGTCATCCACGTGTCCGGTGAGCACGTCCAGGTCGGCCACGAGCAGCTGTGCGTCGACGTCGGTCGGCCGGTCCGCCCCGGCGGTCCGGACACTCGCCTGGTCGAGGTCGCGCGTGCGCTGCAGCAGACCCACCTGCGCGAGCCCAGCCCGTGCCATGTCGTCGCGCGGGTTCTCCCGCAACGCCTGCCCGTACGCGGCCGCGGCCGCGTCGAGGTCGTCTCGCTCGATCGCGTCGTACGCCTCCTGGTGCAGTGGCGCGAGCGGGGGCTCCTCGAGCTCGACCGGCTCGGGCTGCCCCGACCCCGCGCCGGCCGGGGCGACGCCCGTGACGTTGTTCGTGGCGGCGGCGGCGAGCAGCTGGTCGAGCACGGGCGCGATCTGATCGGCCGGGTGCGCACCCTGGAACAGCGGCACTGGCTGCCCGGCCAGGATGGCGACGACCGACGGGATCTCCTGGACCTGGAATGCGGTCGCGATCTGCGGATTGGTGTCGACGTCGATCCGGGCGAGCTGGAACCGGCCGCCGTACCGGGCGGCGAGCCCGCCCAGGTCGACCGCGAGCTGCGCACTCTCGGGGCTCCGCCCCGACCAGAGCAGCACGACCACGGGGTACTGGGTCGAGCTCTGCACGAGGTCCGGGAAGGTCTCCTCGGTCGTGTCGATGACGTAGCCGCCGGCCGCCGGGATCCCTCCGGGCACCCCGGGCGGCGGAGCGGCGGGCCGGCCGAGCCCCGCGAGGTCGACCGCCCCGCGGACGTCGAATCGGGGCTGAGGGCTGCTGGGTTGGCTCATGGGTTCGCTTCTCCCTGGCTCTGACCGGTCAGGAACCGGTGACGGACGTGCGGATGTGCTCGGCTCCCAGCACCTGGATCTGCGCTGCGGAGGCGGCGGGCGGGACGTAGAAGGCAACGACGTCGGCGTAGGTGACGTTGAGGGCGTTGCGGAGCTCGGCGCCGGCGGCGAGGGCGCCCCCGGAGACGGCGGCCAGCTCCGGCGGCAGCACCACGGACGCATCGCTGAAGGTGAGCGCCGACGTCGTCGTCATGGCGGCGACGACGAGCGCGCCGCCGTCGGCGGTCGACAGCGCGAACGTCTGGTCGGCGACCGGCGCGTACGTCTCGGTGAACGTGCCCGCAGTCTGGCTGGCGATCGCGGCGAACGGCGCGCGGCCGCCGGCGATGCCGGCGCGGTACGAGTCGGGCGCCACGAACTGCGAGACGAAGGCCGAGGCGTCGCCGTTGAGCAGGACGTCCGCGTAGTGCGCGACGGTGTCGGTGGGGCTGACCACGAGCTCCGCGCTGTCGAGCGGGACGGCGGTGCTGCCGACCTCCGGCGTCGCGGTCGCCGGCATCTCGACGCCGGGCAGGAGGCGGGCCCAGCCCCACAGCGTGTAGCCGCTGCGCGCGCTCGCCTGCTGCAGGACCAGCAGGCGTGGGCTGGTCAGGTCGTCGGGCTGCTCGCTGATCACGAACTGCGTACGCGGCCAGCCCTGGGTGGTCGGGACGATCAGCGTCTGGGCGTCGAACTGCAGCGCCGTGAGCCCCTTCGCGCCGGCCGTCGCGGTCGACGCCGCGTACTCGGCGGTCCGGCTCGCGAGGGCGGGGCCCGAGACCCTGGCCTCGAGCCCGACGGCGGACAGGGCCGCATCGGAGGTCGTCACGGCGGACCCGATCGCGTCGAGCACGCCGTCGGCCTGACCGATGGTCAGCACCGGCGGGGGCACCGCGGGCGTCGCGCCGGGGATCGGCTGCGGCAGGTCCGCCGCGCAGCCCGCGAGCAGCAGGCACGCGCTCGCGACTGCGGCGACCGGGCGTAGGACACCCGCCGGCCGCCGGACTGCGGAGGGACGGGCATCCGGGCGACGGCGCATCAGGAGTCCTTCCCTTCGGGGGTGTGGGGTTCGGGGGTCGTGCGCGGTTCGGTGGCGGTGCTCGCGCCCGGGTCGGGCTCGGCGCCCTCGCCGGGGAAGCCCCACGCGCGCCGCCAGGCGTCCGCGCGCGAGCCCGGTGCCGCGACGGGCGCCGGTTCCGCGGGCGCGGCCGCGAGGTCGCCGCCCACGGCACCAGCCGCCGACGGCGCGGCGTCCGCCGGGCGGGCATCGGCCGGACCGGCGTCGCTCGCGGCGGGCGCGGGACGGCGCGGCGTCCAGCCCCCGGTGAGCCGGGACCGAGCGCTTCGTGCGGCCGGTGCGGGTTCGGCAGCGGGGGGTTCGGCAGCGGCAGGAACGACAGCGGTGAGATCGACAGCGGTGAGATCGACAGCGGCAGGAACAGCGCCCGCGGGATCGATGGGCCGACCGGAACCGGCGGACCCAGCGGTCCCGGCGGACCCGGCGGAGCCGACGACCACGGCGGAGTCGATCGCCGCGACGTGCGCCTGCGGAGCAGGGGCCACCGCGGGCACCTCGCCGGTCCGCGTGGCCCCGGCCTCGTCCGTGCCACCTGAGCCGCCTGAGCCGCCCTGGCCGCGCCAGCGCAGCGACACCCGACCAGCCGAGCGTGCGCTCGCCGCGGCGGCTGCCTCGGCCTCGCGGATCTGGCGGCGGGTCAGGATCACGGTGGGCTGGCCATCGTCGGCCGCCACCTGCGCGGGGGTGCGGGTGCCGACGTTCGCGGCGGACGAGCGGATCGGGATCGTCGACAGCGAACCCGTCGCGACCGACACCCAGTCCGCGTCCGGGGCGCGGCGCGCGCGGCGCCAGGCCCTGAGGCCGAGACCGAGGCCGACCAGGAGCAGGAGGGCGCCGAGGGCGACGCCGGGCACGAGCCACGGGGTGGTCACGGTCTGCGGCCAGGAGAGCTGGACCTCGGGCGCGCCGGCGCCGTCGCCGACCCCCGCCGCGAGCAGCGTCCACCGGCCCGCCACCGGGGTCCAGGGCAGCTCGGCGCTCGTGGCGCCCGAGGCCCGGGCGAGCCACATGTCCGAGCCTTCGGGGTCGGGCGCGGGCGTCTCGGCGGGAGCCGCCTCGACCGGCGCGGAGCCGTCGGCGGGCGCCGCGGCCGCCTCGGCCGGGGCCTCGGACTCGACGGCCGACGTCGTGAGCGTGTGCAGGTCCGCGAGCCCGGTGACGACCGTGTGGGCGTCCGGGCCGACCCAGCCCGCGACGTCGACCTCCTGGCCGATCGCGAGCACGACCTTGGTGCCGCCGGTCGCGCGGGCGGTCACGGTGACAGGGCTGCCGCCGAGCTCGAGGACCCCGGGCGCGGTGATCACCAGGGTGCCGGACTCGCCCGCGGGCGCGGTCACGACGAGGGTGTCGGAGGCCCTCCAGACCGTGGCGGACGCGACGCCGAGGCCGATGCAGACCAAGCCGAGGATGCCGAGAACAGCGGCGAACGTTCGTTGCAGCACGCACTAGCCCTTTCAGAGATGACGTTCCACCATAGGCGAGGAGCGCCGCGGGGGCGGCCCGGAGGCCCCGTGGTCGCCAACGGGCACCGGCCGACCGCCCGCGACGGATACCCTGGCGGCTGACGGCTGGTAGGTCCGCCGGCGCGCGTCGAGGCTGCGCCCGGTCGAGTCACCGGTATGGCCAGAAGAACACCGGTATGTCCAGGAGGATGCAGTGTCCGACGACCGTTCGCCCTTTCCCGTAGTCAACTTCCGCGGCTACGACCGTGCGCCGGTCGACGCCCGGCTCGCCCAGCTCGAGCAGTCCCTCACCGAGGCGCGGGCCCAGGTCGAGGCCCTCGACGGCCGCACGCTGCAGGTCGCCGGTGAGCTATCCGAGGCCCACCGCCAGCTGCGCGAGGCCGAGCGGCCGACGTACTCGGGCCTCGGCTCGCGGATCGAGCAGCTCCTGCGCTCGGCCGAGGAGCAGTCGTCCGACGTCGTCTCGCAGGCCAACTCCCAAGCCTCGGACGCCCTCGCCCGCGCGAAGCTCGCCGCCGGCCAGTTGCGCGCCCGCGCGGAGAACGAGGTCGCCGAGATGCTCGCGACGACGCGCCGCGAGGCCGAGGAGGTGCGCACGACCGCCGCAAGCGAGTCGGAGAGCACGCTGCTCGACGCGCAGCGCCGCGCCGAGGAGCTCGTCGGATCGGCCGAGCGCGAGGCCGCCCGCATCCAGAGCGCGATCACGACCGAGGAGAGCGAGCGCCGCACCGGCCTCGAGCGCGAGCTCGGCACACTCCGAGCCACCGTCGAGCGCGAGACGACCGAGCTGCGCGTCACGACCGAGCGGACCGCGGCCGAGCTGCGCTCGACGACCGAGGACGCGACCTCGGCGCAGCGCGCCGACGCCGATCGCTACTCGCAGGACCTGCGCCAGTCCGCCGACCAGGACACGACGACCCTGCGGCAGCGGGTCGAGAACGAGGTCGCCGCCCTGCGCGCCGACGCGGAGACCTACTCCGCCACCCTGCGGTCCACCGTCGAGGCGGAGGTCGCGCAGCTGCAGCAGCGCACCGGCGCCGAGGTCGCGACCCTGCGCTCCCAGACCCAGCTGTACGCCGACGGCGTGCGCGCCGCCGCCGACCGTGACGCGGCCGACCTGCGTCAGCGCGCCGTCGCGGAGGCCGCCGCGGTGCGCGCCGAGGCCGATCAGTACGCCGGCTTCGTGCACGCGACCGCTGACCGCGAGGTCGGCGAGCTTCGCTCCGCGCTGGTCGACGAGCTCGCGGCGGTGCGCGCCGAGGCCGAGCGCGAGGTCGCCGAGCTCCGGTCCGCCGCCGACCAGTACGCGTCCGAGCTGCGCGCGAGCGCCGACCGCGAGACCACCGAGCAGCGCGAGAGCGCGCTGCTCGAGAGCACCCACCTGCGCCGCACAGCCGAGCGCGAGACCACCGAGCTGCGCGCCCTCGCGGCACGGGAGACCACCGAGCTGCGCTCGACGACCGAGCGCGACGCCGCCGAGCTGCGCGACGGCACGCGCCTGGAGGTCGAGCGGCTCATCACCGAGGCGCAGCGCGCCGCGGCGGAGGCTGCGACGGCGGCCAAGGCGGTCGCCGACGCGCGGCTCCAGCAGGCCACGCAGGCCCTGGCCGACGCCGAGCTCGAGATCGCGACGCGGCGCGAGGCGTCCGAGCGCGCCGAGGCCGAGCGGCACGAGGCGGCCCGAGCCGAGTCCGAGCGGCTCGTGCGGGACTCCGAGGCGCACGCCTCGGAGGCCGAGCAGCGGGTGGCCAACGCGCTCGAGCGGGCCGAGCAGGTCCGCAAGGACGCGGACGCCCACGCGAAGGAGCTGCTGTCGAACGCCCGACGCAACGCCGACCGGGTCGTGTCCGAGGCGCGCGAGCACGCCGAGAAGAGCCTGTCGGAGTCGATGATCGAGGCCGAGCGCGAGCGCACGACGGCCCAGCGGCAGGTCGAGGACCTCAATCACCAGCGCGAGGCGATCACGTCCTACCTCGACGAGCTGCGCAACCTGCTCGGCAACGACCCGGTCCCGAGCCGCATGGCGCTCGAGCGGGCGAGCCAGACCGAGGCGAACTTCGAGGCGAAGGCGACCAAGGGCGGCCGCAAGGCCAAGAGCGCGCCCGCGCCGGCGGCGCCCCCCACCCCGCGACTGTCGGACGCCACGCCCCGGGCCGCCGAGCCCGTCAGCGAGCCGGCCAAGCCGGCCAGCGAGCCGGCCGCGGCGCCGACCGACGACGCGGCGGCTGATGCTGCTGCCGGCGCCGCGCCCACCGGCACCGCTCCCACCGGCACCGCTCCCACCGGCACCGCTCCCACCGAAGCCGCGCCTACCGGAGCAGCGCCCACCGACGCGGCGCACGACGCCGACGCCGAGCCCGCGGGCGACGAGGTCTCCACCGCAGCAGCCGACGCAGCGAGCACGCCGCGATGACACCGGCACCCGCCGACGACGACGCCACCTGGCGCTCGCGTCGGCGGGAGGCCGCCGCCGACCACGCGAGCGCGCTCGAGCGCAAGCAGGCCGGCGAGTCCCAGCAGGCGCGCGCGCTGATCGCCGAGTTCGTCGCGGCGGCGGCCGCGCGGGGCGTGCCCGCGGTGCCGCTGGAGGCCCGCAGC harbors:
- a CDS encoding tetratricopeptide repeat protein, translating into MSQPSSPQPRFDVRGAVDLAGLGRPAAPPPGVPGGIPAAGGYVIDTTEETFPDLVQSSTQYPVVVLLWSGRSPESAQLAVDLGGLAARYGGRFQLARIDVDTNPQIATAFQVQEIPSVVAILAGQPVPLFQGAHPADQIAPVLDQLLAAAATNNVTGVAPAGAGSGQPEPVELEEPPLAPLHQEAYDAIERDDLDAAAAAYGQALRENPRDDMARAGLAQVGLLQRTRDLDQASVRTAGADRPTDVDAQLLVADLDVLTGHVDDAFSRLVDLVRLTAGEDRERVRVRLVDLFEVVGADDPRVPQARRALANALY